The Candidatus Limnocylindrales bacterium genome includes the window CGGTGGGGATATAGAAGAAACAGACCTTATAACGGATCCGGGATACTTCTCTCATTCGTTATGAAAATGGGCAACCCCTGAAAGCCAAAATGAGTAATATCAACGTTGGCGATACCGAACGTTGGGCCTTTGTAGGAGGAGGCGCCCTGCTGATGCGTTCCGGTTTAAGGCATAGTTCTTTAAAGGGTCTATTTCTGACACTTTTAGGCGAGACTCTTATTTTGTCATTACTCACCGGATGAGGTTGGAAGATGCGCCTTATGGTTACAAGATTTTTAGGGATAAAGAAGATCATTGCATTAAAAGAGTACTCAGACCATAATGTAATAAAGAAGGACCTTGGATAAAGTCTTACATGGAGTATAAAGATCTTTAGTAGGGGTGCGTGATTCCGCACCCTTACGGGAGGTAGGATCTCTCTTATCCAAAAATTATGGAGATACGATTCCGAGATCGAAGGGAAGCGGGTCGTATACTAGGTCAGAGGCTGGCAACTTATGCGAATCGCCAGGATGTATTGATACTTGCGCTCCCACGGGGGGGTGTACCGGTAGCTTTTGAAGTGGCTAAAGCCCTTAAGGCTCCACTGGATGTATTCGTCGTACGTAAGCTTGGCGTACCCGGTGATGAGGAACTGGCAATGGGAGCCGTTGCTACAGGAGATGTATGCGTGCTTAATGAAGATGTGATTCGGGCTTTGAAGATACCTGAGACGGTTATTGAAACGGTTACAGAAAAAGAAAAGCGAGAACTTGAACGGCGTGAGTTTATTTATCGAGGGAATCGTCCCCCGCTGGATGTACGTGCACGTACTGGTATTCTGGTAGATGATGGCCTTGCGACAGGCTCCACCATGCGAGCTGCAGTTGCTGCACTCAAGCAGCAGCAACCTGCCCGAATTATTATTGCGGTTCCCGTTGCCGCACCTTCGACCTGTGAAGAGCTCCGGGCTGAGGTAGATGAGATTGTATGCCTGGCAACTCCGGAACCCCTCTTCGCCATCAGCCTGTGGTATGAGGATTTCTCACAAACAACCGATGAAGAAGTCCGTAACCTGCTGGAACAGGCCATGGAGGGATCTTCTGCAAACTATACGAATTCATCCCCACAATAACTCCCCTACTTCCGGTAAGACAAGAAGGAACCCGTAAGGTACAACATAGATACCTAATAATCCAGCTCCATGGTTTCTAAGTTTCGGGCAAACGCCTGCAGGAATTGCGCTGCAGTACTTCCATCCACCGCTCGATAATCATAGGATAAAGAAGCGTACATCATCCAACGGATGCCGATCATATCCTCAACGACCACGGGTCGCTTCTTAACTGCACCAATTCCTAAAATCCCAATCTGGGGAGGTTGAATAAGGGGAGCATCTACCACAACCCCGAAAGCCCCGGCATTGCTGACAGTAAAGGTTCCTCCCTGGAGTTCTTCAGGCTCGAGTTTCCTGGTTTGAGCCCGATAAATCAGATCCTCAATGGCTTTGGACATTCCCAATAAATTTAAGCCTTGAGCCTCTTTAATAAGAGGTACAACAACCCTATCTTCCAAAGGTACTGTAAAGCCGATATGGACAGATTCCTTTAAAGCAATCGTTCCGTCCTCTATAAGACCATTTAAGGTAGGAAATTGCTTGAGCGCCTTAACCGTGGCCACCAGGACAAAAGGTAGAAAGACCCACTCAGACGATCTTATGATCTTCTCTCCCTGGGTTTTTTCCAGGTGCCGGACGATCCGCGTCATATCTACTTCTATCAAAGCGGTTGCATGGGGTACGAGCTGGGGGCCTAAGACCCGGAGACGTGGGATCGCAGAGATACCAGGTTGTCTGAACCCTATTTCCCTTTCCTTACCTTCTGGTTTCTGCACTTCTTCTTCCAGAACCTGAGAGGGAGAAGGAATCGGCTCGGGTTTCGTTTCTTGAATCCTTCTTTTCGTTTTCAGGTCTGCCAGAATATCCTGCTTCATGATCCTACCACTCGGACCACTTCCCTGTTTCTGCTCGATTTCTTCTAGAGGGATCCCTTCCTTTTCGGCGATAGCCCGGGCCAGGGGAGAAATACGGGGACGTGGGGATGTCATTTCCACCTTTCTATCCTCCTGCCTTTGCACCTCTATCTCCTCCTGTCTCTCTATCTCTCCACGTCCCCGTGTCTCCGTCTCTCCGCGTTCTCCTGTCTCCGTGTCCCCACGTCCCTCCTCTACCTCTGTTTCAATCGAGGCGACTTCTGCCCCCACAGGGACCGTCTCTCCCTCGGCAAACAAGATTCGACTGAGTTTTCCTGTGGCCGGAGCCGGCACTTCTGCATTTACTTTATCCGTACTCAGGACCAGAAGGACTTCATCCTTCTTTACAAAATCTCCCTCCTTTTTGTGCCACTCCAGAATCGTCCCTTCGACTACACTTTCTCCCAATTGGGGGATTGTAACGCTGACTTTCATTATGCATCGGAAGCCAGAAATCAGAGGTTATTCTAAATTCCCCACTCCGACTTCTGGCTTTTGATTCCTGATTTCCCTATCCTTTAAGGGCCGTTTCAATAATTTGTCTTTGTTCCTCCTGATGAATCTTTAGAGAGCCGGTTGCAGGGCTGGCACTTTCTGGACGACCCACATAGATGGGTTCTGCATCTCTGAGTTTAGGGAAGAAGGATAAATCTTGCCGGAGTAATTTGCACAGGCGAGGACTTATATAACCCCAGGCACCCATATTTTGAGGCTCTTCCTGTACCCAGAAAAGCTCTTGCAGATTGGGATACGTTCGTAAGAGTTCTTGAAGCCGGGCTTCAGGGAAAGGATAGAGTTGCTCCAGACGTAGCAGAGCCATGTGACGGATTTGACGTTTTTCTCGCTCTTGTAAGAGCTCGTAATAAACTTTACCATTACACAGAATAACCCGGGTTACCGGCTCTTTAGAATTCAATAGGGTATCATCCAGGATTTCCTGAAAATGACCCTTTATCATCTCCTCAAGGGTTGAAACTGCCCGTGGGTGTCGCAACAGACTCTTTGGGGTGGCTATAACGAGGGGTTTACAGGTTCCATCATAAACCTGACGACGCAGGAGGTGGAAATACTGGGCCGGGGTTGTACAATTACAGACCTGAATATTATCCTTGGCGCAGAGTTGTAAAAATCGTTCAAGTCGAGCAGAAGAATGCTCTGGCCCCTGTCCTTCATAGCCATGGGGAAGTAACAGGACAATATCACTGGACTGACCCCATTTTTCTTCGGAACTGGCCAGGAATTGATCGATAATGACCTGAGCTCCGTTGGCAAAATCACCAAATTGGGCTTCCCAAAGCACCAGAGTGGAAGGATCCGCAACGCTATATCCGTATTCAAAACCGAGTACGGCTGCTTCAGAAAGAAGACTATCAAACACATCAAACTTTGCCTGGGTAGGTTCGAGATGGTTCAAGGGGACATATTCCTGTTCGGTTTCATAGTCATAGAGAATGGCATGGCGCTGGCTAAAAGTACCCCGGGCGCTATCTTCTCCGCTCAACCTTACGTGGATTCCTTCGGTCAGCAAACTACCAAACGCCAGGGCCTCGGCAAAGGCCCAATCTATAGGAGCCTGAGGATTGGTGAGAATGGCTCTCCGTTTTTCCAGGAACCCATGAAGTTTGGGATGCAGCTTGAAATCCGAGGGAAGTGTAGTCATTCGCTCTGTAATCAGGATTAATCGATCTTTCTCGACCCCGGTATCTGAAAGTTCTTTAGGCTTTGGTTTTGCCACGTCTATTAAAGGATTCTTGGATAGACGAGGGGTCGTTGTGGGCTTGAGGGACTTGACCACTTCCAGGGCCTGTTCAAAGCGTTTGTGAAAATCTGCCGCCATTTCTTCAGCTTCCTCCGGCTTCAATTCGTTATCTCGAAGTAGCTGTTCGGTATAAATCTGCCGGACCGAGGGATGCTCCTGGATTTTTTTATAAAGCACAGGGTGGGTGTAACTGGGTTCATCCACTTCGCTGTGACCGTGGCGACGATAGCAAATAAGGTCAATAACTACATCGGTTGCAAACTTTTGCCGATAGGCAAACGCCAACTTTACCACATGGACCGTTGCTTCCGGATCGTCCCCGTTAACATGGAATATGGGTACCTGCAACATTTTAGCAATGTCGGTTGCATAGAGCGTAGAACGGGCCTGCTCCGGAGAGGTGGTAAAACCTATTTGATTATTGATGACAATATGAACGGTACCCCCCGTACGATATCCTCGAAGCTGAGAGAGGTTAAGCGTTTCAGCCACAATGCCCTGACCGGCAAAGGCAGCATCCCCATGGATTAGGACCGGGATGACCTTTTTCCTGTTGGTATCGCCGATCCGCTCCTGTTTAGCCCGGGTCATTCCTTCTACGACCGGATTGACGGCTTCCAGATGACTTGGGTTTGAGGCCAGCGAAAGGTTGATTTTCTTACCGGTGGGAGTTTCATAGAATCCGGTAGCTCCCAGGTGATACTTGACATCTCCGGAACCTTGAGGTGCGGTCGGGTCTATATATTCTTCGAACTCCGAAAAGATTTTTTCATAGGATTTACCGATAATATTGGCCAATACATTTAATCGTCCCCGATGGGCCATCCCCATCACGACTTCCACCACTCCCTGTTCCGCGGCTTCGTCTAATAAGGCATCGAGCATAGGAATCAGGGTCTCAGCCCCTTCCAGGGAAAAGCGCTTATAACCCACATATCGGGCATGGAGGAATTTCTCAAAGGCCTCGGCGGCATTCAATCTTAAGAGGATTCGGCGCTTGGCTTCACGGGAGAGCTGGGTTTTATTACGGCAACTCTCCATCCGCTCCTGAAGCCACAGCTTTTGCTCCGGGTTTTGGATATTTCTATACTCCACACCGATTTTCCCACAGTAAGTTTCCCGCAAGGTATCCAAAATATCCCGCAGGGTAGCAACCGACTGGCCTCCCAATCCTCCCGTAATAAACTTTCGATCAAGATCCCAAATGGTCAATCCATACTGAGCCGGATCCAACTCGGGATGATAGTGAGGCTCATAACCTAAAGGATTGAGATCTGCAAGTAAATGCCCTCGGACTCGATAAGCATTGATAAGCTGTAACACCCGGGCCTGTTTTTCTATAGCTTCAAGGTTACGGGTTAAATCCAGGAGCTCTTTATTCTCATCACGTTCCCAGTGGACAGGTTCATGGGGTAGCTTAAGATCCGTAAAGATTTGTTCATAGAAGCCATCTTCTCCCTGGAGCAATTGATGAATTCGAGCCAGATAGGAACCCGATTCGGCCCCTTGAATGATCCGGTGATCATAGGTGCTGGTAAGGGTCATGACTTTACTGACCCCCAACTGAGAGAGGGTCTCCTCGGACATCCCTTGATACTCCGCCGGATAATCAATCGCACCCGTTGCGATAATGGCTCCCTGTCCTGGCATAAGCCTTGGGACCGAAGCTACCGTACCTATCATTCCAGGATTGGTTAAACTAATGGTCGTGTCCTGAAAATCCTGGAGTGTCAACTTACCCGAGCGAGCCCGCTGAACCACATCGTTATACGCCTTCAGAAACTCAAGGAAGTTCATTTTATGAGCGTTCTTGATATTAGGTACCAGTAAAACCCTGGAGCCATCTTTTTGCTCAACATCTATTGCCAGCCCCAGATTGACCTCGGTCCTCTGAACCCTATGGGGTTCTCCGTTTAAGACCATAAAGGCCGAGTTCATATTGGGATAATCCTTCAGGGCTTTAACCATCGCCCAGGCAATAATATGGGTATAAGAAGCCTTCCCCTGTCCCATCAAACTCAGGTGCTGATTGATGATCCGCCTATTTTCTTCCAGTACTTTAACCGGTATCACACGAACAGACGTAGCCGTCGGCAAGGTTAAACTGGCCTCCATATTCTCTGCAATCTTGGCCATAACTCCCCGAAGGGCCTTGATTTCTCCCGTAGGCAACGAACGATAAGCCGTGGATAGTTCCTCTTTTTCCGGCTTCCGGCTTCTAACCTCCGGTCTTTTGTCCTCTCCAGGGGCTCCTCCATTACCTGCCTGAAAATCCCGTTCATAACCCGCAAAAAACCGCCGCCAGCTCTCACTTACCGCTGAAGGGTCCTTCAGGTACTGCTCATAAAGATCCTGGACAAAGTCGGAGTTAAATCCAAACTGCATTATTTTCAAGTCTTTATCCGACATTTTCTCTTTCATACCTCCTGATTATTAATTTAAGGTTAAACAATCCCCTAAGGCCAGAGTAAATCTCGGATTTCTTTCGTAGTCAATCAGACTCCAAGTGAGTACTCCTTAATCCCCTCAGAGTAATCTTTCCATGAAGAAAAAGAATAAACCTTTTGCTCCCATGGGGGGGGGTGACTCTCTGCTGGAGCTGTAAAGGATACCCGGAGAAACACCCCTCGTCTTTCCTATCTAACGATTTTTCCCTAATCCTTTAACCGACCTTTTATACTATTTTTTATCTTTTATTTTCACCTTATGTTCCCTTGAAAATAGGAGGTTAACATAAAAACAATCATCCGGTTGAAGGAGCACCTGTTCGTCAGGCGCAGAAAGATCAGCAAAATATTTCAACCGACCGCCAGGGGTAAGGGTTAGGGTTGATCAACCCCTTGATTTCAAGGCCACACATCTTTGAACTTCATGAGGAAGCAGTCTTCCACAGATTTCCTGCCAGACAGAGAACGGCTAACCATCCGATGATCCCTGAAAAGGCAAAGGCAGTTTTAGCGACCCACACACTTGCGGGAACTGCTTCAAATAGAGCTGAAGGGAGAAGCAAAGGAAATATACGGCAGATGGTGGCTACAGTGCCCAACCAGAAGGTCAAATCTACCAGTTGTGTGCTGGCTACTCGCTTCTTCTTAATAAAGCCCGGAATCATACGTACGGACATACCGAAAATCAAGTGGGTAATGAAGCCTAACAAATACAGATGTCGTATCACATCATTCCCGATACTAACCGGGCGTCCCCACAGGGTAGCAATCCCCAGAAGGATTTCAAAGAAGGCCCCCACGACAAGCCATACATAAGCGGCATAGACCGGTCTCTCAAATCGACCAAATTCCCCGTAATCCGGCATACCCGGTCGGGTGGGTCGGCGGTCTGGGGCTGGTTGTAAAGCCCGTTGACCTGTCCAGGGTTCCCGAAAGCGGGTGAGAATATCCAGCTTCCAAACAAACCAGAAGATAATCCCTCCCTTTAGGAGCATCCCTACCTGGGATAGGTAGAAAGACGCCCGGGGTATCAGATCTGAAAGGGGAGGAAAAGCAGGAACAGTTTGTAAGCAAAAGGCAAAAAGGTAGGCATAAGCGACCCTACAAACAGGCCAATCGATAGGAGCAAGGCGGAAATAAAGCGGAAACGTACGAATCGAAAAGGCAAAGGCGACCGGAAGAAGAACCAGACTAACAAATACCTGGATGGAAAATTCGTTCCAGGCCGGATTTATCATACTCCCTTTGCTCAAAACCATCTGGATAAGCAAAATAAGGTTGAGGCTGGCATAAAAAAGCCAGCCAACCAGCATCATACCAAAGTAGGGTTTTACCGATGTCAAGGCCGGACGTTGGTCCACCCCCTTTACCCCGTAAAGGGTTTTACTTAACAAAAATAAATAGGCAAAAATACCCGACCCTTCTAACAATCCTGAGCCGACAACCATTCCGCCGAAAAGAACAAACAACGTGCTTCCGGTTACATAAGGTAAAATTACATGGCCGATGCTCCGAAGCAAAAGCCCACCTCCCATCAGCCAAAGGATGCGGTGGATCCACCGGGGTTGAGAAATGGGGACTCCGGCCAGCCGGGGAATAAAATGGAGGCTAATTCCAAGGATAAATAACCCGGCCCAGCCAACCAACTGGAGATGGCCGTGGGTTTGAATAAAACTGTGATAGCCTTTTCCCAGTGGAAAGTCATAACCAATGACAAAAGTTAAATGGGCACCGATGTCAAACCCTGCAAATAAAGCAGCAGACAGCGCCACCCAGATATAGCCTATTTGAAACTCTGCCTGTTTACTTCTCGATTCAGGAATAGACTCGTTTAACACTGTCCCTGAAAGGAATAAAAAATAACTGAGATCATCCGAGAACCCAAAATCGATTTAAATATAAACCGACTATTTGTTGCATCAAGGAAAAATTTGAACTTTTCAACAGGCCTGGAGAATCCAGTCCCATGGTCGGATATCCGACCGAATTAAGAAGGTTAAAAGGGGAATCCTTTCAAAATTTTGAATCTTCTCTTGACGGCGAAGGAGATCGGCTTTCTCTTATAAGTGAAAGCAGATTCACAAAAAGGAGAAGATGTGGGTATAGAAAAACTGAGGACAGAAATCAGGAGAGAGCAAATCGTTCAGGCGGCCCTGAACCTGATTGCCAGCCATGGCATGAGGAAGTTAAGCATAGCCGGGGTAGCTCGCCGGGTTGGTCTGGTTCCCTCTGCCATTTACCGCCACTTTAAGAATAAGGACGAGGTATTGGATGCGACTCTGGAATTTATCCGAAATAGACTCCTGGACAACGTCAAGGAGGTCTTTGAAGAAACTCCAGACCCGCTGGAGCGTCTCAGGCGATTGTTGATGCGCCATGTCAGACTGATCCGAGAGAACCAGGCCATCCCGCTGGTTATCTTTTCTGAAGAGGTCTACCACGGTTCCCCGGAGAGAAAAGCCAGAGTTCGTGGAATTATGCAGGGGTATCTGGATAGGGTGGGGGACATTGTTCGCCAGGGCCAGCGGGAAGGGCGTATACGTTCCGAGATCGATCCGAAAACAATCTCTCTGATGTTTATAGGTCTGTTCCAACCGGCGGCGATCTTCTGGCATATAAGTGATGGAGGGTTCGATGTAACAAAGCATACTGAGAAAGCCTGGAAGGTTTTCAGTAAAGCGATTCAGAGAGGTTAATTTTTGTAATTTCTGTGAATTCCTATTCACATAAAATGGAATAGGAAAGATTACTACTCCCTTTTTTTAATGAAACCCTTCAGGCAGAACAATTTTTTAGTTCTGGATACCAGTCGGTATTTGCAGAGGAGGGGCAGCCATGAAGAATAAGAAAAAGCTGATCATCTTGTTCTCCATCCTGATAATCGCCGTCCTGCTGATCTACGAGTATATCCAGGGTAGATCCGGCAAGGAGCCGAACATCCTTCGGGTTTCCGGTAATATTGAAATTACAGACGCTGAAATAAGTTTCAAAATTGCAGGCCGGGTGGAAGAGCGTCTGGTCTCAGAAGGTGAGAGGGTCCAGGCGGGTCAGGTCGTGGCCCGATTAGATCATACGGAGCTGGTTCATCAGGTTGCTCTGCGTAAAGCAGAAGTTGAAGTAGCCCGTGCAGCCCTTGCCGAACTCGAAGCAGGACCTCGACCGGAAGAAATTGCTCAGGCCGAGGCTGTGGTCCGGAAGGCACAGGCACAACTCGACGAACTGCTGGCCGGATCAAGGCCCCAGGATATAGCCGTTGCAGAGGCAGCGGTACAACGGGCGAAGGTTGAAGTAAACCGTTTAAAAGCAGACTATGAGCGGCGTTATAAACTCTACCAGGAGGGAATCCTATCCACCAACGAATATGAA containing:
- a CDS encoding phosphoribosyltransferase — protein: MEIRFRDRREAGRILGQRLATYANRQDVLILALPRGGVPVAFEVAKALKAPLDVFVVRKLGVPGDEELAMGAVATGDVCVLNEDVIRALKIPETVIETVTEKEKRELERREFIYRGNRPPLDVRARTGILVDDGLATGSTMRAAVAALKQQQPARIIIAVPVAAPSTCEELRAEVDEIVCLATPEPLFAISLWYEDFSQTTDEEVRNLLEQAMEGSSANYTNSSPQ
- a CDS encoding dihydrolipoamide acetyltransferase family protein produces the protein MKVSVTIPQLGESVVEGTILEWHKKEGDFVKKDEVLLVLSTDKVNAEVPAPATGKLSRILFAEGETVPVGAEVASIETEVEEGRGDTETGERGETETRGRGEIERQEEIEVQRQEDRKVEMTSPRPRISPLARAIAEKEGIPLEEIEQKQGSGPSGRIMKQDILADLKTKRRIQETKPEPIPSPSQVLEEEVQKPEGKEREIGFRQPGISAIPRLRVLGPQLVPHATALIEVDMTRIVRHLEKTQGEKIIRSSEWVFLPFVLVATVKALKQFPTLNGLIEDGTIALKESVHIGFTVPLEDRVVVPLIKEAQGLNLLGMSKAIEDLIYRAQTRKLEPEELQGGTFTVSNAGAFGVVVDAPLIQPPQIGILGIGAVKKRPVVVEDMIGIRWMMYASLSYDYRAVDGSTAAQFLQAFARNLETMELDY
- a CDS encoding multifunctional oxoglutarate decarboxylase/oxoglutarate dehydrogenase thiamine pyrophosphate-binding subunit/dihydrolipoyllysine-residue succinyltransferase subunit; translation: MKEKMSDKDLKIMQFGFNSDFVQDLYEQYLKDPSAVSESWRRFFAGYERDFQAGNGGAPGEDKRPEVRSRKPEKEELSTAYRSLPTGEIKALRGVMAKIAENMEASLTLPTATSVRVIPVKVLEENRRIINQHLSLMGQGKASYTHIIAWAMVKALKDYPNMNSAFMVLNGEPHRVQRTEVNLGLAIDVEQKDGSRVLLVPNIKNAHKMNFLEFLKAYNDVVQRARSGKLTLQDFQDTTISLTNPGMIGTVASVPRLMPGQGAIIATGAIDYPAEYQGMSEETLSQLGVSKVMTLTSTYDHRIIQGAESGSYLARIHQLLQGEDGFYEQIFTDLKLPHEPVHWERDENKELLDLTRNLEAIEKQARVLQLINAYRVRGHLLADLNPLGYEPHYHPELDPAQYGLTIWDLDRKFITGGLGGQSVATLRDILDTLRETYCGKIGVEYRNIQNPEQKLWLQERMESCRNKTQLSREAKRRILLRLNAAEAFEKFLHARYVGYKRFSLEGAETLIPMLDALLDEAAEQGVVEVVMGMAHRGRLNVLANIIGKSYEKIFSEFEEYIDPTAPQGSGDVKYHLGATGFYETPTGKKINLSLASNPSHLEAVNPVVEGMTRAKQERIGDTNRKKVIPVLIHGDAAFAGQGIVAETLNLSQLRGYRTGGTVHIVINNQIGFTTSPEQARSTLYATDIAKMLQVPIFHVNGDDPEATVHVVKLAFAYRQKFATDVVIDLICYRRHGHSEVDEPSYTHPVLYKKIQEHPSVRQIYTEQLLRDNELKPEEAEEMAADFHKRFEQALEVVKSLKPTTTPRLSKNPLIDVAKPKPKELSDTGVEKDRLILITERMTTLPSDFKLHPKLHGFLEKRRAILTNPQAPIDWAFAEALAFGSLLTEGIHVRLSGEDSARGTFSQRHAILYDYETEQEYVPLNHLEPTQAKFDVFDSLLSEAAVLGFEYGYSVADPSTLVLWEAQFGDFANGAQVIIDQFLASSEEKWGQSSDIVLLLPHGYEGQGPEHSSARLERFLQLCAKDNIQVCNCTTPAQYFHLLRRQVYDGTCKPLVIATPKSLLRHPRAVSTLEEMIKGHFQEILDDTLLNSKEPVTRVILCNGKVYYELLQEREKRQIRHMALLRLEQLYPFPEARLQELLRTYPNLQELFWVQEEPQNMGAWGYISPRLCKLLRQDLSFFPKLRDAEPIYVGRPESASPATGSLKIHQEEQRQIIETALKG
- a CDS encoding TetR/AcrR family transcriptional regulator; amino-acid sequence: MGIEKLRTEIRREQIVQAALNLIASHGMRKLSIAGVARRVGLVPSAIYRHFKNKDEVLDATLEFIRNRLLDNVKEVFEETPDPLERLRRLLMRHVRLIRENQAIPLVIFSEEVYHGSPERKARVRGIMQGYLDRVGDIVRQGQREGRIRSEIDPKTISLMFIGLFQPAAIFWHISDGGFDVTKHTEKAWKVFSKAIQRG